Proteins found in one Fimbriimonadaceae bacterium genomic segment:
- a CDS encoding Rrf2 family transcriptional regulator yields the protein MRLNAQTDYALRIMMVLAAKGGEPATIREVALRLDLSRAHMMQIAAKLAAHGLVKTTRGRAGGLLLSREAHQVTVEDVVKAIEPDFALVQCMQPMTKSECPLDSACLLKGALGSALGAFFAELRSVSLADLVSPNRAEITQIFRLHMATPELATAKGGVD from the coding sequence ATGAGGCTGAACGCACAGACCGACTACGCCCTGCGGATCATGATGGTGCTCGCCGCCAAGGGCGGGGAACCCGCGACGATCCGCGAGGTCGCGCTCCGGCTCGACCTTTCCCGGGCCCACATGATGCAGATCGCGGCGAAGCTGGCCGCCCACGGCCTGGTGAAGACCACCCGGGGCCGTGCCGGTGGGCTCTTGCTCTCGCGCGAGGCGCACCAGGTCACTGTCGAGGACGTGGTGAAGGCGATCGAACCCGACTTCGCCCTCGTCCAGTGCATGCAGCCCATGACCAAGTCGGAGTGCCCGCTTGATTCGGCGTGTCTGTTGAAGGGGGCCCTGGGCTCGGCTTTGGGGGCGTTCTTTGCCGAACTGCGGTCGGTCAGCCTGGCCGACCTGGTCTCCCCGAACCGGGCCGAGATCACCCAGATCTTCCGCTTGCACATGGCCACCCCCGAATTGGCCACGGCCAAAGGAGGGGTCGACTGA
- the ric gene encoding iron-sulfur cluster repair di-iron protein: protein MTTLFQDRPVGQLVAEQPARSRVFERWGIDYCCGGRKTLADVCAKKGLDTQAVVNDLEASDAQPQPPTIDWTKEPMAKLADHIQEVHHGYLRDSLPRLTAMTERVADRHEERDPRLVELRDVYARFRSDMEFHTEKEDKILFPAIRSLDGQGEVTAISRRIAEPIQHMLDDHDDAGAALERMRELTDGFTPAEHACNTWRAMLQALAELEADTHLHVHLENNILFPRAIEAAQAL, encoded by the coding sequence ATGACCACCCTCTTCCAAGACCGACCTGTCGGCCAACTCGTGGCCGAGCAGCCCGCCCGCTCGCGCGTCTTCGAACGCTGGGGCATCGACTATTGCTGCGGAGGCCGCAAGACCCTCGCCGACGTGTGTGCCAAGAAGGGTCTCGACACTCAGGCGGTCGTGAACGACCTCGAGGCCAGCGACGCCCAACCCCAACCGCCCACCATCGACTGGACAAAGGAACCCATGGCCAAGCTGGCCGACCACATCCAGGAGGTGCACCACGGCTACCTGCGCGACTCATTGCCGCGCCTGACGGCGATGACCGAGCGTGTCGCCGACCGCCATGAGGAGCGCGACCCCCGCTTGGTCGAACTCCGCGACGTCTATGCCCGGTTCCGCTCCGACATGGAGTTCCACACCGAAAAGGAGGACAAAATCCTCTTCCCGGCCATCCGGTCGCTCGACGGCCAGGGCGAGGTGACGGCGATCTCCCGGCGCATCGCCGAGCCGATCCAGCACATGCTGGACGACCACGACGACGCCGGCGCCGCGCTTGAGCGGATGCGCGAACTCACCGACGGGTTCACCCCCGCCGAACATGCCTGCAACACCTGGCGGGCGATGCTCCAAGCTCTTGCCGAGTTGGAGGCCGACACCCATCTGCACGTCCACTTGGAGAACAACATCCTGTTCCCTCGGGCGATTGAAGCCGCCCAAGCCCTGTAA
- a CDS encoding alkaline phosphatase family protein, with the protein MFAPVVAACALLAPKTENVLFVFTDGLRWQEVFTGAEADLVGKDKTYWAETPEARRAALMPFTWSVVGKQGQLFGNRTKGSDCQVANPLKFSYPGYSETMQGFYDPVITSNDPVPNPNATVFEWLAKKPEFKGKVAGFANWDVVSAIFNKARCGFFTQCGPEPIRFADTPESRLYNKMLSTTNRPFPPDPDDTFTHEAALMYLKAKKPRVMAVLYGETDSWAHSGDYSKYLSAVHRFDTWMREIWETVQSMPGYRGKTTMVVTTDHGRGVGKEWTSHGQKIDRAEQTWIMVVGPDTPALGERTNVPAVTNGQVATTIAALLGQDYRAAQPKAAPVLPVIASRR; encoded by the coding sequence ATGTTCGCTCCCGTGGTCGCCGCGTGCGCCCTTCTGGCGCCAAAGACCGAGAACGTCCTGTTTGTCTTCACCGACGGCCTGCGTTGGCAGGAAGTCTTCACTGGCGCGGAGGCCGACCTGGTCGGCAAAGACAAGACCTACTGGGCCGAGACGCCGGAGGCACGCCGTGCCGCCTTGATGCCCTTTACTTGGAGCGTCGTCGGCAAACAAGGACAGCTCTTCGGCAACCGGACCAAGGGCAGCGACTGCCAAGTCGCCAACCCGCTGAAGTTCAGCTATCCGGGTTACAGCGAGACGATGCAGGGCTTCTACGACCCCGTGATCACGAGCAACGACCCCGTCCCCAACCCGAACGCCACCGTCTTTGAATGGCTGGCGAAAAAGCCCGAGTTCAAGGGCAAGGTCGCCGGGTTTGCCAACTGGGACGTGGTCTCCGCGATCTTCAACAAAGCCCGTTGCGGCTTCTTCACCCAGTGCGGCCCGGAACCGATCAGGTTCGCCGACACCCCAGAGTCACGGCTCTACAACAAGATGCTGTCGACGACAAACCGTCCGTTCCCGCCCGACCCCGACGACACGTTCACCCACGAGGCGGCCCTGATGTACCTGAAGGCGAAGAAGCCCCGGGTCATGGCCGTCCTCTACGGCGAGACGGACTCTTGGGCGCATTCCGGCGATTACAGCAAGTATCTGAGCGCCGTCCACCGCTTTGACACCTGGATGCGCGAAATCTGGGAGACCGTCCAATCAATGCCCGGATACCGAGGCAAGACCACCATGGTCGTGACGACGGACCATGGCCGGGGCGTGGGCAAGGAGTGGACGTCGCACGGGCAAAAGATCGACCGGGCCGAGCAGACCTGGATCATGGTCGTCGGCCCGGACACACCGGCCCTTGGCGAGCGGACGAACGTCCCCGCCGTCACCAACGGGCAGGTCGCGACGACTATCGCCGCCCTTCTGGGGC
- a CDS encoding redoxin domain-containing protein gives MIRNKTTAPDFALLDETGTTRTLAGLRQGRPLLLLFLRFADCPTTRRDLLAYANVWGRVRSLGAEMAAVTVEPPDAHRRLKERLELPFPLLSDEGFAVSEQYGVYRSDEVDEGPQPHGEPAVYVIDADGEVAYGQVLSGPKGIANPAEVAMVLLYMRDHGGKYW, from the coding sequence GTGATCCGCAACAAGACGACCGCCCCTGATTTCGCCCTCCTCGACGAGACGGGGACCACACGCACCCTGGCCGGACTGCGCCAGGGCCGACCGCTCCTCCTCCTCTTCCTCCGCTTCGCCGACTGCCCGACCACGCGCCGCGACCTGCTCGCCTACGCCAACGTCTGGGGCCGCGTCCGCTCCCTCGGCGCGGAGATGGCGGCGGTGACCGTCGAGCCGCCCGACGCCCACCGGCGCCTCAAAGAACGGTTGGAACTGCCCTTCCCACTTCTGTCCGACGAGGGCTTCGCGGTGTCGGAGCAGTACGGCGTGTACCGCTCGGACGAAGTGGACGAGGGCCCCCAGCCCCACGGCGAGCCCGCGGTCTACGTCATCGACGCCGACGGCGAGGTCGCTTATGGCCAGGTCCTTTCGGGCCCGAAGGGCATCGCCAACCCGGCCGAGGTGGCCATGGTCCTCCTCTATATGCGCGACCACGGCGGCAAATACTGGTAG
- a CDS encoding 4Fe-4S binding protein, which translates to MPYVITEPCIGVKDRSCVAVCPVDCIYEDDLMLYINPDECIDCGLCEPECPVSAIFVEHDVPVQWADYIEKNATEGRRIAAVSNHPVP; encoded by the coding sequence ATGCCCTACGTCATCACCGAGCCCTGCATTGGAGTCAAGGACCGCTCGTGCGTCGCGGTCTGCCCCGTCGATTGCATCTACGAAGACGACTTGATGCTCTACATCAACCCCGACGAATGCATCGACTGCGGTCTCTGTGAGCCGGAGTGCCCGGTCTCCGCCATCTTTGTCGAGCACGACGTGCCCGTCCAGTGGGCCGACTACATCGAGAAAAACGCCACCGAGGGCCGCCGCATCGCGGCCGTCTCCAACCACCCCGTACCCTAG
- a CDS encoding MFS transporter: MSPTMTATTPQAKALRTAWLVVALVAPVALLNYLDRQMLASMKFSVMADIKDIGTDTNWGVMLAQFKWVYAVFSPIGGYLADRFSRRWIVCASLFVWSAITWWTGHADSYHTLLWTRTAMGVSEALYIPAALALIVDYHTGATKSRAVGVHMAAIYVGVILGGFSGYVADAPGLGWRFAFTVTGALGVLYAFPLLYFLKDAPRPVAADGPVAKPGLGETLRALVGNPSFLLLAVYFTLVAMPGWMMKDWMPSMLKDQFNISQGVAGVSAGLYVNVAGFAGLFLGGWMSDRWVRRTVRGRTYVSAVGMALLIPALYGLGHSPSLGVAVAFLSLFGLGFGLFDCNNMPILAQLARPEFRATGYGLMNFLSVSIGGFADIAVGHMKDGGASFETILGVGAVLVAVNVALVLLVRPKRELTPELAA; the protein is encoded by the coding sequence GTGAGCCCGACGATGACCGCGACGACGCCCCAAGCCAAAGCCCTGCGGACCGCGTGGTTGGTCGTCGCCCTCGTCGCGCCGGTCGCACTGCTGAACTACCTCGACCGGCAGATGCTCGCGTCGATGAAGTTCTCCGTCATGGCCGACATCAAGGACATCGGCACGGACACGAACTGGGGGGTCATGCTCGCCCAGTTCAAGTGGGTCTACGCGGTCTTCAGTCCGATCGGGGGCTACCTGGCCGACCGGTTCAGCCGCCGGTGGATCGTGTGCGCCAGCCTCTTCGTCTGGTCGGCGATCACCTGGTGGACGGGCCACGCCGACTCGTACCACACCCTGCTCTGGACGCGGACGGCGATGGGGGTGAGCGAGGCGCTCTACATCCCCGCCGCCCTCGCCCTGATCGTCGACTACCACACCGGAGCGACCAAGTCGCGGGCGGTGGGCGTCCACATGGCGGCGATCTACGTCGGCGTCATCCTCGGCGGGTTCTCGGGTTATGTCGCCGACGCCCCCGGCCTGGGCTGGCGGTTCGCCTTCACCGTCACCGGCGCGCTGGGCGTCCTCTACGCTTTCCCCCTGCTCTATTTCCTGAAGGACGCGCCCCGTCCCGTGGCCGCGGACGGCCCGGTGGCCAAACCCGGCCTTGGGGAGACGTTGCGCGCCCTGGTCGGCAACCCGTCCTTCCTCCTGCTCGCCGTCTACTTCACCCTTGTCGCCATGCCGGGCTGGATGATGAAGGACTGGATGCCGAGCATGCTGAAAGACCAGTTCAACATCAGCCAGGGCGTCGCCGGGGTGTCGGCCGGGCTGTACGTGAACGTGGCCGGGTTCGCCGGTCTGTTCCTGGGCGGCTGGATGTCGGACCGGTGGGTGCGCCGGACGGTGCGGGGGCGGACGTACGTCAGTGCGGTCGGCATGGCCCTGCTCATCCCCGCGCTCTACGGCCTGGGCCACTCGCCCAGCCTCGGGGTCGCCGTCGCGTTCCTCTCGCTGTTCGGGCTCGGTTTCGGGTTGTTCGACTGCAACAACATGCCGATCCTCGCCCAGCTCGCCCGGCCCGAGTTCCGCGCGACGGGCTACGGGCTCATGAACTTCCTGAGCGTGAGCATCGGCGGGTTCGCCGACATCGCGGTCGGCCACATGAAGGACGGCGGGGCCTCGTTCGAGACGATCCTCGGCGTCGGGGCCGTGCTGGTGGCGGTGAACGTCGCGCTGGTCTTGCTCGTGCGGCCGAAGCGTGAACTGACGCCCGAACTGGCGGCCTGA
- a CDS encoding SgcJ/EcaC family oxidoreductase, producing MTLNNPEDLPLAFVEAWNRRDADGIAALFEEDAEFVNVTGLWWHDRESVRKAHAYGLAHIFSESTLSIGTMRTKRLSDVIAVVQVRMVLSGQTAVAGVVKPGTRHTVFSFVVRRTTAGWRCVLAHNTDVVPGMETNVVDEGGNLRAVDYRQT from the coding sequence ATGACGCTGAACAATCCCGAAGATCTTCCCCTGGCCTTCGTCGAGGCGTGGAACCGTCGCGACGCTGACGGCATAGCCGCGCTGTTCGAAGAGGACGCCGAGTTCGTCAACGTCACCGGGCTCTGGTGGCACGACCGCGAGTCCGTCCGGAAGGCGCACGCCTACGGGCTCGCCCATATCTTCAGCGAGTCGACGCTCAGCATCGGCACGATGCGGACGAAGCGGCTGTCCGACGTCATCGCCGTCGTGCAGGTGCGCATGGTCCTCTCCGGCCAGACGGCGGTCGCCGGGGTCGTCAAGCCAGGCACGCGCCATACCGTCTTCTCCTTTGTGGTGCGCCGCACCACCGCCGGCTGGAGGTGCGTCCTGGCTCACAACACCGACGTCGTCCCGGGCATGGAGACCAACGTGGTGGACGAAGGCGGCAATCTCCGCGCGGTGGACTATCGCCAGACATGA